One Cucurbita pepo subsp. pepo cultivar mu-cu-16 chromosome LG09, ASM280686v2, whole genome shotgun sequence DNA window includes the following coding sequences:
- the LOC111802655 gene encoding abscisic acid receptor PYL12-like, with the protein MLRLYHSPTLYPNQCTSRVVQLVHAPLPLVWSIVRRFDYPQAYKQFVKSCIIRDGDGGVGTIRELLVVTGMPANTSVERLDRLDDDAHLMVFTIIGGDHQLLNYRSTTTLHEVAPEEEGGGTKTVVVESYVVDVPSGSSKEDTVLFADTIIKCNLKWLARVAETIR; encoded by the coding sequence ATGCTGCGCCTCTACCACTCCCCCACTCTTTACCCCAACCAATGCACCTCCCGCGTGGTTCAATTGGTTCACGCCCCTCTCCCTCTAGTCTGGTCCATCGTCCGCCGCTTCGACTACCCCCAAGCCTACAAGCAATTCGTCAAGTCCTGCATCATCCGCGATGGCGACGGTGGTGTCGGCACCATAAGGGAGCTCCTCGTCGTCACTGGCATGCCTGCCAACACTAGCGTTGAGCGCCTCGACCGCCTCGATGATGATGCCCATCTCATGGTCTTTACCATCATTGGCGGGGACCACCAGCTACTCAATTACCGTTCCACCACCACTTTACATGAGGTGGCGCCGGAGGAGGAGGGTGGGGGAACGAAGACGGTGGTGGTGGAGTCGTATGTGGTGGATGTTCCGTCGGGGAGTAGCAAAGAAGACACCGTTTTGTTCGCTGATACCATAATCAAATGTAACCTCAAGTGGTTGGCTCGTGTTGCTGAGACCATTCGCTGA
- the LOC111802134 gene encoding uncharacterized protein LOC111802134: protein MKNSIRCCISCILPCGALDVIRIVHSNGFVQEITGSVRASDVIKSHPKHVLKKPSSPFSAAASTAAVVPPEAEFQRGKIYFLMPLPPNSDKARSRSSAGRKKRDIANNNSTTHHSDRSAAETNLLLSDQYLSEILSEKVSTHRERRRGRIGVWRPHLQSICESPGSI, encoded by the coding sequence ATGAAAAACAGCATAAGATGTTGCATTTCTTGCATTTTACCATGCGGAGCTCTGGATGTGATTCGCATAGTTCACTCCAATGGCTTCGTTCAAGAAATCACCGGCTCCGTCAGAGCTTCCGACGTCATCAAATCCCATCCCAAACACGTCCTTAAAAAGCCCTCTTCCCCCTTTTCCGCCGCCGCCTCCACCGCCGCCGTCGTCCCGCCGGAAGCTGAGTTCCAACGCGGTAAGATTTACTTCCTCATGCCGCTCCCTCCCAACTCAGACAAAGCCCGTTCGCGATCCTCCGccggaagaaagaagagagataTTGCTAATAACAACAGTACCACTCATCACTCCGACCGATCCGCCGCCGAAACCAATCTCCTCCTTTCCGATCAGTACCTCTCGGAAATACTCTCCGAGAAGGTTTCCACCCACCGCGAACGGCGGCGCGGTCGTATCGGCGTTTGGAGGCCTCACTTACAGAGTATTTGCGAGTCGCCCGGTTCTATCTAA
- the LOC111801950 gene encoding trihelix transcription factor ASIL2-like translates to MADLTPSSSISRQVPIREDCWTEDATSTLIDAWGRRFLDLNRGNLRQKDWLDVADSVNALHGLTKKTYRSDVQCKNRIDTVKKKYKTEAARVSSSHGSFVSSWPFYGRLHELIGPSAFPRSFRKMPPPTAAAAEAVVAVSRKRPAAAMDVGVFRRNYSAMAAAAAAAALTEDEDEEEERVSEEEEEEEEDAAEGGEGMSRLARAIQRFGEVYESVEAEKVRQMVELEKQRMQFAKDLEVQRMHMFMETQVQLEKIKRGKKKSTPSDM, encoded by the coding sequence atGGCGGATCTCACCCCTTCCTCTTCCATCTCCCGCCAGGTTCCCATTCGTGAGGACTGTTGGACAGAGGACGCTACCTCCACTCTCATCGACGCTTGGGGTCGCCGCTTTCTCGATCTCAATCGCGGTAATCTCCGGCAGAAGGACTGGCTGGATGTTGCGGATTCTGTCAACGCTCTCCATGGCCTTACTAAGAAAACCTACCGCTCCGATGTTCAGTGTAAGAACCGGATCGACACCGTTAAGAAGAAGTACAAGACCGAGGCCGCTAGGGTTTCTTCTTCCCACGGGAGTTTTGTTTCATCTTGGCCGTTTTATGGTCGCCTTCACGAATTGATTGGACCTTCGGCTTTTCCTAGGTCGTTTCGGAAGATGCCTCCACCAACTGCGGCTGCGGCTGAGGCTGTCGTCGCCGTGTCTCGTAAGCGGCCTGCCGCAGCCATGGATGTGGGGGTTTTTCGGAGGAACTACTCGGCtatggctgctgctgctgcggCGGCTGCATTGACCgaggatgaagatgaagaggaggagagagtgagcgaggaggaggaggaggaggaggaggatgcGGCGGAAGGGGGGGAGGGGATGAGTAGGTTGGCTAGAGCAATTCAAAGGTTTGGGGAGGTGTATGAATCAGTGGAGGCTGAGAAGGTGCGACAGATGGTGGAATTGGAGAAGCAGAGGATGCAATTTGCTAAGGATTTGGAGGTGCAGCGGATGCATATGTTCATGGAGACTCAAGTTCAGCTTGAGAAGATTAAGCgagggaagaagaaatcaactCCCAGTG